A genome region from Labilibaculum antarcticum includes the following:
- the trmB gene encoding tRNA (guanosine(46)-N7)-methyltransferase TrmB, with product MKNKLERFAEMKSFDNVFEPTHSEVWKTNYQYKGKWNKDVFKNSNPIVLEVGCGKGEYTVGLAKQFPNKNFIGIDIKGARIYCGAKEALDNGLGNVAFIRNYAELLQSIFEEGEIAEIWITFPDPQMKKTRKRLTGTRFLKLYSELLSIDGIIHLKSDSNFLYEYTKYVIKENNLKVIVDTDDLYTSGKADEILSIRTFYEQQFLNRGIPIKYHKFMLEGKTEFVEPDVEIELDWYRSYGRVKKE from the coding sequence GTGAAAAATAAATTAGAGCGCTTTGCTGAAATGAAGTCTTTTGATAATGTTTTTGAACCTACCCACAGCGAAGTTTGGAAAACTAACTATCAATACAAAGGAAAGTGGAATAAGGATGTATTTAAGAATAGCAATCCGATCGTTCTTGAAGTGGGTTGCGGAAAGGGTGAATATACAGTCGGTTTGGCAAAGCAATTTCCAAATAAAAATTTTATTGGCATAGACATTAAGGGAGCTCGTATCTACTGTGGTGCAAAAGAAGCACTTGATAATGGTCTGGGTAATGTTGCTTTCATCAGAAACTATGCAGAGTTGCTTCAATCGATATTTGAAGAAGGAGAAATTGCCGAAATATGGATTACTTTTCCTGATCCTCAGATGAAAAAAACGCGCAAAAGATTGACAGGAACCCGATTTTTAAAGCTCTACAGTGAACTCCTTTCTATAGATGGAATTATTCACTTGAAATCGGATAGTAACTTTCTGTATGAATACACTAAATACGTAATCAAGGAGAACAATCTAAAAGTTATTGTTGATACCGACGATTTGTATACTTCCGGCAAAGCGGATGAAATTCTCTCCATCAGAACTTTCTACGAGCAACAGTTTTTGAACCGGGGAATTCCGATTAAGTATCATAAATTTATGCTTGAGGGAAAAACCGAGTTTGTTGAACCTGATGTAGAAATT